The Rhodamnia argentea isolate NSW1041297 chromosome 10, ASM2092103v1, whole genome shotgun sequence sequence ATggtaaggaggaggaggtgaggGTGAAGGAGGTGGTGGAGACTTGTATACGTAGGGAGGAGGCGGCGATGGAGATGGTGGTGGGGGTGATTTGTAGATGTACGGTGGTGGAGGTGGGGATTTGTAGACGTAAGGCGGCGGTGGGGGAGACTTGTAGATGTAAGGTGGTGGGGGAGGAGACTTGTAGACATAAGGTGAGGGCGGAGGTGGTGGAGACTTGTAGATGTAGGGCGGTGGCGGGGGAGACTTGTACACGTAGGGAGGAGGCGGTGGAGATTTGTAGATGTAAGGTGGCGGTGGAGGAGACTTGTAGACATATGGGgatggtgggggtgggggaGGAGATTTGTAAATGTAgggcggcggtggaggagaCTTGTAGACATAAGGTGGTGGCGGAGGGGACTTGTAAACATAcggaggtggtggtgggggtggaGACTTGTAGATGTAAGTTGGTGGAGGTGGCGGAGGAGACTTGTAGATGtaaggaggcggaggaggtgaCTTGTAGACATAAGTGGGAGGTGGGGGTGGTGGAGACTTGTACACGTAAGGCGGCGGGGGAGGAGACTTGTAGACGTAAGGGGCAGGGGCTGGCTTGGGCGTCTTGCACTCTGGGTAGGGGGTCTTGGGAGCAAAAGCGAAGGAGTCGGCAGAGAGCACGACTTCGTAGTAAGTCTTGGACTTAACGGAGAGCTTGGCACCCTTCACGCCGCCGTGCAAGTCGGTGGGGATGGAGCAAGGAGAATGCTCGGGCGCCGCATGGAGCTTGGCGGTGCATGCCTTGGGGCCGTACTTGACGTAGTCGAAGCCCGGGACGGTGACGCTGTATTTGCCGTTGATCTTGGTGGTTCCGTAGGCCTTGATCTGCTTTGCACCGGCCCTGCATGTCACCTCCACCACGGCATCTGCtccatttattaaaaaataatcagaaGGAATAAACTTAATCCTAATTCAAAAGTCAGCCAAGGAATGGTATATGCGATATTAAAACCATATTGTAATAGTACTTTGATTTACTCAAACAAAAATTAGCAACGATATAATTAAGATATACTTGTTTTGTCAATAGATAAAAATGTTTACCCACCTTTGAGGTGTTTCTTGTCGTGGGATTTCATAGGGTGTCCCCAATCGTAGCACTTGTAGCAATACACCTTTCCGACAACCTTAACGACCAAGTGAGGGTGATGATGGTGGACcggtggaggaggagaagtGTAGTAATAAGGTGCAGGAGCATGTTTCGGAGGAGGAGGGGACTTGTAGTAGTAAGGCGGTGGAGGTGACTTctttggtggtggtggggagGTGTAGTAGTAAGGCGGGGGAGGAGACTTCTTGGGGGGAGGCGGAGATGTGTAGTAATAGGGTGGTGGAGGCGATGGCGAAGGCGGAGGAGGAGACTTGTAGTAATATGGCGGCGGCAGAGACTTCTTAGGCGGTGGTGGAGATGTGTAGTAGTAAGGAGGTGGGGGTGATGGTGAAGGCGGAGGAGGGGACTTATAATAGTATGGAGGCGGCGGTGAgggagatggtggtggtggagatttGTAGTAATAAGGTGGTGGtggggaaggagaaggaggtgGAGGGGACTTGTACAAGGAAGGTGGCGGAGGGGATGGTGAGGGTGGAGGCGGAGACTTATACACATAGGGCGGTGGTGGAGATGGCGAGGGCGGCGGTGGAGACTTATAGACATatggaggaggtggagatggCGATGGTGGAGGCGGTGACTTGTAAACgtaaggaggaggtggagaaggGGAAGGTGGAGGTGGAGACTTATAGAcataaggaggaggaggagatggcgaAGGAGGGGGTGGGGACTTGTAAACGTAAGGTGGCGGCGGTGATGGAGAcggtggaggaggagaagagtaAGTGTAGGAATCGGAAGCAAAAGCGGACCCTACATTGCTCGAAACTACAGATATAGCCAGCGCCAAAGCTAGTACCGACCAAAGACGACCCCCGGTGGGGCCGCCGCCCAGATTCGCCATGGCCAGAAAGCTCGCGACCTCAGCTAGTCAGTCTCCTCAAAAGTGTCTTGAAATGAGGTTAATCTTTCAAGACACTGCCGATGACAAGGGAAATtgagaggagaggaggaagtGGCTTTTCGGTTGAGGTAAGGTATTGGGGAGGGGAAGAGGGCAATTTATAAGTGGGGGGGAAGCAGCGGGGTGGGCAGTAGctatcaaagagagagaggactaATTCCAATAGCCTTGATAGATTAATCAAGTAAAATGGCTTTTCTAGCTGGCCtcaaaacccaattttcaaatccaCGGACTGGACGGGATGAGATAGTCAATAAGTGATTCGGGATCAGCTTCAAACGAGTCGAGTCAAGCCGAGTATAGTATGAACATGGCCTTCACGATTATCCAGAAGGAGGGGGTAGGAATCGACCATTTCCAAGTCAAGAAGAGAAGCCCATGGAAGCAAGCAATCTCATCTAGAAGACATCTCATCTCATCTCTGGATTGGCATATTATCTTAATGCACGTCGTGAGCATTCAGTCACAGAAGAAGGATGCACGTTCATCACTACGCTGCACTTCACTTTTCTGCCTTGTGTTGCAAATtcatgtgcttttttttttggggtcaataGGGAATTACTTCTCTCTCGGTTGTGAGATGTGCATGTGGCGTCCATGATTGGCCTCGCACCTCTCCGTAGTATCCCATTTCGTGAGAAAGTAAACAagagtgggagagagagagagagagagagagagatcacatcTATTTTTCAGCTGAATTTGCATAATGGTACCGTCGTCACTTTCATCCGATAACGGTGCAAAGGAGAACCACTCCCTTCATTTTGCACGAGCGAGCCTcgcttgctttctttctttctttctttcttttctaagtacaaaaaaacaaatgaaaagttaGTGACGCAAACGGTTCCATCACTCCATTAAAAGTGACCAGACCGTCACACAATCATTTCCCTTTATGATAAGCCGCTTCTACAAATAGTTCTATAATTCTGTAcacatatttttttctaattccaaGATATGTTGGTGAGTGTCCTGAACTATCTGTAAAAAACTTACGGTGACTTTTTTTGTTGTAGGGGGGTGGTTGGGGGTGTGTTGTAACTTACAAATACTTCTATGAAATCGCCGACTATTCTTTATAGTTCTCAAATTAGCACTTGATGTACCAAATTACCGACTTTTACTTATTTAACTTACTGACATTTTGAATTTACTAACTCTTGAatgaaattaccaatttaaATTGGAGGGACTCACTAACTTTCCACAtattaaattaccaattttctgaccaaaaaaaaattaacaatttaaATTTAGGTTGTCAattctcatttgagttacttaccCACATTTAATTGTTTTTATCAACATTTTTATGGAATTATCACCCTGCATTTGCTTTTATTATCAATCAGTTACATTTATAAATCTTTgtagatattagcaacccaaaTTAGTGTGCTCgctaactttttttcttctatttaatTATCGCATAGTATAAAGTTACAATTTCTCCCTCAAGTAATGgagaaagtatcaaaaaagttttaaacctgttgtattgatactaatttagtcataaacctttcaattgaactaaatttagtcataaatttttttgcatttgtcccaatttagttcatccagccaattttgactagaatcATTAACATGAATGCCggccgtcttacatggcacggccAATAGTGACGTGaacaaaatttataaattttaatattttcttaatttttatttacttttctttttttcattttgatcggCAATTTTCACAACCCTCGCCTAGGCCATTGCCGGTCATATGCAAGGGCCGCCACTCGTGATCCGGCGAGGGCTCGCCTTGGCAAGGGCCGCAACTCTTGCCCgaccacaaagaaaaaaaataatgaaattacaaaatttttccatGTCAACATTAGTCGTGCCATGTAGAATGGCCAATGCCCATGTCATcgaatttcggccaaaattggccgggtatattgaattgatataaatacaaaatgtttaggacaaaattaatacaattgaaaggttaagactgaattaataccaatgcaatagatttaacactttttttatacttttttcctCAAGTTACTTATCTTATTCTTTCCTTCAAGTAGACTGGACCTTTTATATACATTTGTTAGTATCCAAGTCTTTTTAGCAACTACCAACCCTTATTAGAGTGACTTGTCAATTTTTCTCTGACTAAGTTACCTACTAATTTTTGGATtgccaacttttatttgagttatttacgaaacttatttttcttttaattactagcttttctttttttaagaaacttttatttacctttttctAGCTATACATTATATTTACCAACTCTCATACggtatttattaattttagttTAATTGGTTTATCAACTTTTCTCAAATTAAGTTATCAACTGATTCCAAGTTATCCAAACTCATTTGAACTAGTTTCCAacgtttattttttaaaaaaaataatttatcaacttttctaTAGAGTCATTTAGTTTTGTAAGTTgcacaaataaaagttggtaatttcataaaagTTAACAAATGACGAGGGAAGGTTTTTTTGTCAGAGATaagagaagttggtaatttaaaaataaacaaacggaCATCGATAACTAACTTAAATAAAAGTTGCAAATGCATAACTAATTAATAATTTAATCAGAGAAAAGTCGGTAATATAATTGATTTagataatttctttaaaaagttggtaaatctTAGATGTTGGGAAGTAAGGCAAATAAAATTAGTAGCTCAAAAGAAAAGTCGTTAACTTGGAACAAAAATCGATAAATATTAGTTAGTAATCaaataagggaaaaaatagTAAGCTACCCAAAAAGGATTGGTAATCTCTCTAGCCAATGTTAATTTATCTCTATATGTTTTAAACCCCTTAACATATATCTAGCATACCGCTCATCAAACAGCTGGGAGCATCATTTGCTATCACATGCACATGTCTGTGTAGATAGAGCTATctttgaaaattgtaagagaTCCATTATTGTATGGGCCATGTGGGAAATAAGATTCCTTTAATTTGAGGGTGAAActtatatttgtttttttgggtcagaaacaTTCTTTAATCAAAGACAGAGAAATGATTTTGGGGATTGCCAGTCCAAGTCCATCACATTATTCTGATTCATGTCTACacaatttggtcattttaaaCGAGGCCTACATAGAAATCAACCATAGACTTCGGTTTAATTATGTCCGCCATGACGGAAAATAATTGCACAGATGGAACAGTCTTGAGGAATTTAGATGACATCAAATGAAATTGACTAAGGAAGAGGCATTCCTATTCCCTTCAGACCATTTCTGTTTTTACAAGTTATTGACTAACGAAGGGAAAGATCGTTCCTTCCGATATCTATAATTCTGAACCGCTCATTTCCATTTACTAAAGTTAACCAACTAGACAAATGTGAGAAGCGCTCTCTATATAACTCCTTACTTATCCTCTAAAATggatatattcactaagttTCCAAACCTTCAGTGAATTTCAAACAAATGGGTCATACTCAATACTATTTAAGAATTTACAAaaagaatcaagcaatcaaCTAGTTTTTAAATTGAGCGCAATCGATGATGATTGAAACATTTTTTAGTCCTCTTAACAATGCAATGGGAAGTAGCTGATCTTTCAAATGTTTGTTGCAGTGTCCCATCATCCATTCACCGCATCACGCGGATCAAAATCAGGTGGAATCCTGATTAAATCACTTAAGATTGCAATTAGCTAGCCAAATCGAGATCCGAACATCCTTAGAACATGGGGTTAATTAGACATTTTCAAGTGACATTATCTTTCCATTAAATTCTAATTCTCCCAGGAATGTAATGTAACGTAATGTTGTTGTTGTGTGAACGTGCTTTAATTATATTGTGTCAGAATGGTCAAAATCTCTTTTTGCCACATCAAGAAAAGTCAAATATGACATGCTGTACATAAATTTCTGTGTGTGCGGTCGGTACTGGTGTCCAAAGTCAACTTCTTGCCAGTACGTAACCCAAAATCTAGACTAAATTACTTATTTTGCATCCATTGTCCTAGAACTTTAATTTGAGAAGAAAATATGAGGAGCTTTTTCCATATCCACCATTAAGTTGACTCCATGGatagaaaaattgttcaaaaagttctaaatctattatacggtgactaatttagttctaaaccttttaattgtgccgatTTAATTCTAaggagaaaagtatcaaaaaagtccttaaCCTATTGCAtcggtgtcaattcagtcataaacccttttttttgtaccaattcagtcataaaccttttgtatttgtgctatttaagtcctaaactttttattaataccaattcggtcctaaaccgtTTACAacggtgccaatttagtcctaaaaattttgcatttatgtcaattgagttaattcggTCATTTATGATTGGAAATCGCTtgcatggacgtcaattatcctacgtggcacagttggctctaatgtggatatttttttaaatatttttttgatacttttaaataatttttaaaaataattttgaaaaaaaccaaaaaaatgcttaaaaaattatttaaaatattaaaataatagtaaaaaagtccaagttagcgctagccgtgccatgtaggacattCGATGTCCACGCCagcgatttttgatcaaaattggtcagattaactcaattaatataaatataagagatctaggactgaattggcaacaatacagaagattgaggactaaattagcaccaataaaaggtttaggacttaattggcacaaaagcaaaaggtttaggattgaagtatcaccaaaaaaaggtttaagactgaattagcactaatgcaataggtttaggacttttttgacacttctccctaATCCTAAGTATtgtgatgatttgtcaatttagtctaaaacCTTTTGACGACTTGTCAATTTActcattttggccaaaattgactggaaatCACCAACATGGAAGCCAACTAGACACCGGCCATCTTACGTGGTATAGCTGGGCCCGACATGGACAAattttgcattttaaaaaaatttctttccttttcttttcgttgGCGTATGATCGATACTCTGCCATGGTCGGTGATTAGCCACGGGAGAGGCCCGGCTAGGGCCGTAACGCCCTCCACAGATTTGGCAAGGGCGTCCATTGCTTATTGCCGgtagggaaagaaaaggaaaagaataaaattgaaaagtgcaatATGTGATTTAATgccttttttaaagaaattggtGCATATATTGCTCTGTTTGACATAAGcaacaaatcattaaaaaaaaacagttgcaaTTATCTAAATTTGACATCAACTATTCAGAatgtgaaaatgaaaaaaataccaatGTCTCAAATGGATAAATCATGAGTGATACAGATAATCTCTATGTTATTAATGCATAAATTGCTGGTCCTCAAACCGTCCGGTCCAACGAAAGTTGGATCTACATTAAATCTATCCTTGAGGAGATGTTTGGTTTCAAACCTGTTTGAAAGGAGAAGTGCATACTAATGTGGCTTGGATGATCCACGTCTCGGGTCGGGCGCTCATGAATACATTGAATTATTCATGGGACTAAGAGCCTCACGGCCCAAGCACAACAACCCAATTATCAAGGCCAATCTCTACCACTGGGCTAACACCCTATCGTGCGAATCTCCCGCTAAGTCTACATCTTCAATATCAAGCCTCTGTGTGGTTTGATCCTATTTAACAGCGCAAACCACACATACATCTTCCAGCTCTCTCGGTGAATCTTCTTTGCGATTTCAACAAATTTCCCTTCAGATTTTCCCGAGGTATCTCTCTTTCCTAATAATTCCTAATTATCTAGGCCGAGAagccttttgtttttgtctaaATTTCACGAGCTGAaaacaataaagaaacaaaagaagaatggccattttctttttacttgaATTTGCAATTCTTCGCATGGAAATAGCTTGATTCGGTTTCATTGGGTAATCACTTTGGTTGCGGATTGAGACTTTGAGTGATGATTTTGGCGATTTCCTGGGAAATTATGAAAAGTAATTGGAGTAGAACATTGGCAATTGATGAACATGTTCTTAGGGGGTTTGATTCATGTGCTTGCTTAGAAGATGACATTTTCATGCAAAAGTCTGGATCTATACGAATTTTGAGCAGCTGATCCTTTGACTAAGTAACCTACTGACGTATTTTCGGAGTTGATATGAAACTATAGTATTTTCTTCCATTATCAATTTGATCTAGCAAAAGATGAATAGGTTTATTGAGAGGTCAAGAGATAAAAAGAGCACGATGTATGGTGAGTAGAGGTAAGCAAATCGGACCGACCGGACCGGGCCGGTGATTCAGTTCTTAGTTCTAAAGGGcggcggtccggttctcgatttttaaTATTGAAACCGGTGgccgggcggtccggttcctagTTCTAGGGTCATAAGACTGGACCCGaccggtcttttttttttttttttaaagtaacccTAAATCTAATGTTGCCTGTTCACGATTCTCGTAGTTCCTTATTGTCTAAACATTCATGTGCGTTCACCGATTGTCTCCTTTTTCCTGTCATGAATGGGTTGGCTGTCCAGTTGGTTTAGTGGAGTTAATGCATTGCAGCAGTTCATCCGTATAGCCAAATCTTATGCATTGTATGTCTCAACCATTTTGTTCTAAAATTATATGCGATTGCGAGACCCAAGTCCTACGTAAGGCACGAAATATGCTATGCAATGAAGTATGGCTAGAGAGTTGAAAGTCATATTCTTAGAAGATGATATTTTAcccggttccattggaccgctTGGAAATTGCTTGCCCCTAATGGTGAGATCATGGTGAAAGCATGATGAATTACCAATGACAAGATCTTCCTTTCGTTGGAAACGCTCCGGCAGCTATATCCAACACCCATCTTTAACGACTTGTAGCACTAAAGCAGCCTAATATAGCCGGCTTTTTCTCCCCTTAAAGTTACCTTTggataaaatgagaaaatattcagtagTTGTTCGGTTCCACGTCGGCTGCACATGTGGCACAAAAGAGCAAACGTGGACCATTGAAAATGCGACACGTGGTGGCGAGGAGAGAgaatcgaaaaaggaaaatttaaccCGCCCAGAGTTACCTCTCTCCTCTGCGGTACCTCCGCTGCTCCGCAAAATCCACTACAACACTCAAAAATTTAAACGCCATCCTCCTCtccccccatctctctctcctcttttcaaatCCCTTTCTCCTTCGAGACATATCTGAACCCGAAACAGAGACTACGGCCTTCAACCCCACCGTCCCCGAGCTCGGTCTCTTCCTATTTCAAAGCACTCGCGCAGACCGAGAGGCGGCGAGGTTGCAAAAGAGGACCCTCCTGCTTCTTCTTACCTCTCTTCAAGCTCTTGCCTTCCACCCCACCGTCCCCGAGCTCggtcccttcttcctctttcaaagCACTCGTGCGGATCGAGATGCGGCGAGGTTGCGGAAGAGGACCCTCATGCTTCTTCCTCTGGTAGTTCTCTTGACCTTCGTTTGGGGGCCTCGATTCCTTTATGTtagaaatatgtctcgagtttgagctcgaAACGAAAATCTGAATTTCGAAATAATTATATCTTGATCGTGAAAGTTATCTTAACGGATGTTATTTTGAAGACGCGATCAAGATTGGATAAAGCTTGTTTCGAACCCACGATAATTATCCTCCGTTCGGTGATATCCCAAGTtggagaataaaaaaatatttcagagGATATCCTGCGAAGCGAAATTGTGAATATTTCGAATCGAATATTTGTGGATATAAAATATGTATGCAAGATTTGTAGGGGTCTGTCGTGGAGATATACTCCATGTTCGGTAGTCAAAGATTTCCTGCATTGTTaattaagaaaaggaaattaaaaagaagaagagataaggTCAACAGATAACAACAAAAGACGAAGTGATGAGTTTTTCTTCTTGGACCGGTCAAGTTGAATATATTAGATATATGTTACGTAGTGGCAGCATATTTTTTTGTGGTGGCTTTCTTGCATGAGTTTTGCAAATAGCGCCAGTTGTTGATCCAACGAAGAGGGActtcttgaagcgccgtttgTCGAGTGCTTACTTGTGGGGTTTATTCCGTgcaattacatcaagaattcaagtgtcgaagccaattaaatcttgaggttagatttgtgttaattccttacgagattgagagattctttcgctaggaattgggggctaaacactgtgtgcgttcttgaatgtaattgaggctgggaaacaccgagagtgtttgagtgactcgagtgtggttctgtaatctccgtgtatcactcgttctatagtggaattcattgttgctctccccgtggacgtaggtctctacgaccgaaccacgtacatccggtgttcgatttattttcttgttctgtttattttattgtttgatcgcttgttccgcgcaaaaCTTTAAATGGCAATGACCCTTTTGTTCGTTATCAACTGTACTATTATTTGTATCTGCTGCTTGGGAATAATTTGATATGGTCTCCGTTGCAAGTTTTCGGAGgtcattttcttgagaaaattgaagtatGCGGTCACTACATCCAATTAgccaattttgcatttttgtttcCTATGGTGGAACAAATTTGAAGTCTTTAGAGACcagcattttcaaaattccaCATTAGAATTTGTGCATCATTAGTCCTTTGAAATGGGTCATTTTATCTGGATGGTTTGAACTATGGAGATTAGAATATAATCTATTGCCTACTTACATCTTGTAATTGTTCTCTTGTAATTGTTTTCCTTCTTAAGGATCACTCTCTTCTGCTCGTATGCAATTGGATCTTCTGGAGCAACTGGCTGCTTCTAGTTCAAGCACAACAATGAAGGCGAgtaaatttttcccttttaaaggACATTCAGGTCTTGTACATTTGTTGCGAATCTTGGAAGGAGGAACCATTTCTAACTCTGAATTCATGTATGGTCACTAGGTTACAGAAGTAGATAAACTTTAAGCTTAAGCCAATTTATGTATAACATTGCTAACCATAATATGTTAGGCTGAGCTATTCCTGTTAAGTTTATTGTCAAAACAAATAACTTCAGTTTATTTTGTACTCTAAAATTGTGGGCTGCTTTAATTCGTCTtagctcaactttttttttttttttttgcttcagttTTTGAAAGGCTACAACGTTGAGGTCCACATGTGCACCTGGTTTAGAAACGTGTATTCACAAGGTGCGATTATTGTTTTACGTATATTGTTTTCACGAAATCCACTCTTGATCTATCATAACTGAAATAAATTATGGACAAACAAAAACTTCTACACCGACTTACATTTTTACTATTATTCAGCAGATAATCTCTAGTTGTCGGTAGCTAATTCGACTTGTTCTCGAGAAAAATGGGTATGActtatctattttcattttaagttTGTCTAGAgtttatctttcttcttaaaatgattatatttttttattaaaaaaaacttgtagAGTCTACAAAG is a genomic window containing:
- the LOC115739253 gene encoding extensin-2-like isoform X4 → MANLGGGPTGGRLWSVLALALAISVVSSNVGSAFASDSYTYSSPPPPSPSPPPPYVYKSPPPPSPSPPPPYVYKSPPPPSPSPPPPYVYKSPPPPSPSPPPPYVYKSPPPPSPSPPPPYVYKSPPPPSPSPPPPSLYKSPPPPSPSPPPPYYYKSPPPPSPSPPPPYYYKSPPPPSPSPPPPYYYTSPPPPKKSLPPPYYYKSPPPPSPSPPPPYYYTSPPPPKKSPPPPYYYTSPPPPKKSPPPPYYYKSPPPPKHAPAPYYYTSPPPPVHHHHPHLVVKVVGKVYCYKCYDWGHPMKSHDKKHLKDAVVEVTCRAGAKQIKAYGTTKINGKYSVTVPGFDYVKYGPKACTAKLHAAPEHSPCSIPTDLHGGVKGAKLSVKSKTYYEVVLSADSFAFAPKTPYPECKTPKPAPAPYVYKSPPPPPYVYKSPPPPPPTYVYKSPPPPPYIYKSPPPPPPTYIYKSPPPPPYVYKSPPPPPYIYKSPPPPPSPYVYKSPPPPPYIYKSPPPPPYVYKSPPPPPYIYKSPPPPSPSPPPPYVYKSPPPPSPSPPPPYHYTSPPPPVKSPPPPAYIYASPPPPTHY
- the LOC115739253 gene encoding extensin-2-like isoform X3, yielding MANLGGGPTGGRLWSVLALALAISVVSSNVGSAFASDSYTYSSPPPPSPSPPPPYVYKSPPPPSPSPPPPYVYKSPPPPSPSPPPPYVYKSPPPPSPSPPPPYVYKSPPPPSPSPPPPYVYKSPPPPSPSPPPPSLYKSPPPPSPSPPPPYYYKSPPPPSPSPPPPYYYKSPPPPSPSPPPPYYYTSPPPPKKSLPPPYYYKSPPPPSPSPPPPYYYTSPPPPKKSPPPPYYYTSPPPPKKSPPPPYYYKSPPPPKHAPAPYYYTSPPPPVHHHHPHLVVKVVGKVYCYKCYDWGHPMKSHDKKHLKDAVVEVTCRAGAKQIKAYGTTKINGKYSVTVPGFDYVKYGPKACTAKLHAAPEHSPCSIPTDLHGGVKGAKLSVKSKTYYEVVLSADSFAFAPKTPYPECKTPKPAPAPYVYKSPPPPPYVYKSPPPPPPTYVYKSPPPPPYIYKSPPPPPPTYIYKSPPPPPYVYKSPPPPPYIYKSPPPPPPSPYVYKSPPPPPYIYKSPPPPPYVYKSPPPPPYIYKSPPPPPSPYVYKSPPPPPYIYKSPPPPPYVYKSPPPPPYIYKSPPPPSPSPPPPYVYKSPPPPSPSPPPPYHYTSPPPPVKSPPPPAYIYASPPPPTHY
- the LOC115739253 gene encoding extensin-2-like isoform X1, whose protein sequence is MANLGGGPTGGRLWSVLALALAISVVSSNVGSAFASDSYTYSSPPPPSPSPPPPYVYKSPPPPSPSPPPPYVYKSPPPPSPSPPPPYVYKSPPPPSPSPPPPYVYKSPPPPSPSPPPPYVYKSPPPPSPSPPPPSLYKSPPPPSPSPPPPYYYKSPPPPSPSPPPPYYYKSPPPPSPSPPPPYYYTSPPPPKKSLPPPYYYKSPPPPSPSPPPPYYYTSPPPPKKSPPPPYYYTSPPPPKKSPPPPYYYKSPPPPKHAPAPYYYTSPPPPVHHHHPHLVVKVVGKVYCYKCYDWGHPMKSHDKKHLKDAVVEVTCRAGAKQIKAYGTTKINGKYSVTVPGFDYVKYGPKACTAKLHAAPEHSPCSIPTDLHGGVKGAKLSVKSKTYYEVVLSADSFAFAPKTPYPECKTPKPAPAPYVYKSPPPPPYVYKSPPPPPPTYVYKSPPPPPYIYKSPPPPPPTYIYKSPPPPPPPYVYKSPPPPPYVYKSPPPPPYIYKSPPPPPPSPYVYKSPPPPPYIYKSPPPPPYVYKSPPPPPYIYKSPPPPPSPYVYKSPPPPPYIYKSPPPPPYVYKSPPPPPYIYKSPPPPSPSPPPPYVYKSPPPPSPSPPPPYHYTSPPPPVKSPPPPAYIYASPPPPTHY
- the LOC115739253 gene encoding extensin-2-like isoform X2 produces the protein MANLGGGPTGGRLWSVLALALAISVVSSNVGSAFASDSYTYSSPPPPSPSPPPPYVYKSPPPPSPSPPPPYVYKSPPPPSPSPPPPYVYKSPPPPSPSPPPPYVYKSPPPPSPSPPPPYVYKSPPPPSPSPPPPSLYKSPPPPSPSPPPPYYYKSPPPPSPSPPPPYYYKSPPPPSPSPPPPYYYTSPPPPKKSLPPPYYYKSPPPPSPSPPPPYYYTSPPPPKKSPPPPYYYTSPPPPKKSPPPPYYYKSPPPPKHAPAPYYYTSPPPPVHHHHPHLVVKVVGKVYCYKCYDWGHPMKSHDKKHLKDAVVEVTCRAGAKQIKAYGTTKINGKYSVTVPGFDYVKYGPKACTAKLHAAPEHSPCSIPTDLHGGVKGAKLSVKSKTYYEVVLSADSFAFAPKTPYPECKTPKPAPAPYVYKSPPPPPYVYKSPPPPPPTYVYKSPPPPPYIYKSPPPPPPTYIYKSPPPPPPPYVYKSPPPPPYVYKSPPPPPYIYKSPPPPPPSPYVYKSPPPPPYIYKSPPPPPYVYKSPPPPPYIYKSPPPPPYIYKSPPPPPYVYKSPPPPPYIYKSPPPPSPSPPPPYVYKSPPPPSPSPPPPYHYTSPPPPVKSPPPPAYIYASPPPPTHY